The Sphingorhabdus sp. Alg231-15 genome has a segment encoding these proteins:
- a CDS encoding P-loop NTPase fold protein, with protein sequence MNYKNNSHLEDYLKYFFPLDNPGYAVLIEGQWGIGKTFVTKKILQGMKKDYLYVSLYGVSSDAEIEDAIIAQVLQNSFGGLSKITMKAISYSSQIVRGNLKKLGLEKLNLSEFSEKLKNKILVFDDLERSNLDVSELLGHLNTFVEHAGLKVILICNSEQFPDPEKFRETKEKIVGHTLIVRPEFGDAFSAFCQQIHCPKTKKFLNENEALAGNIFKQSESKNLRVLRQTLHEFERLYRCLPNEVENYPENLKLLFSIFAAYSFETKLGRLQKADFNNRAYSIVWAGIRQKGKSDEAKSAIKVSSERYAGIDLTDSVLTDDLLAEMLFDGRYDKAKIRASIEDSHRFRSIEREPEWRTVWHWAERADEAIISAFETLLKNFNAREYTEIGVILHVFGIMLGSVEKKLSSFTIPQVKEMCRSYVDDILEKQSLETIDDRSSFTFGDSHGLGFTNEDSDEFRELREYLRTANKTALSQNYDHIGMELIENLPDQWSEFCEKVWGDGAKGNFQYKPIFANADEGKFVATLLSLETHIQRKVFQALNYRYREGNLETNLPSERQWVKRVRDLLLDKKNEMSGLPGYRLDRFVEWTFTGIKLEAS encoded by the coding sequence ATGAATTATAAAAATAATTCCCATTTAGAGGATTATCTTAAATACTTTTTTCCATTGGACAACCCAGGATATGCAGTTCTCATAGAAGGACAATGGGGAATAGGTAAGACGTTCGTCACTAAAAAAATTCTTCAAGGAATGAAGAAAGACTATCTCTACGTGAGTTTGTATGGTGTTTCTAGCGATGCCGAGATTGAGGATGCCATAATCGCGCAAGTACTTCAGAATTCCTTTGGGGGTCTTTCTAAAATCACAATGAAAGCTATCAGTTATTCTAGCCAGATTGTTCGCGGCAATTTAAAAAAGCTGGGTTTGGAAAAGCTAAATTTGTCTGAATTCTCTGAGAAGCTCAAAAACAAAATACTTGTGTTTGACGATCTGGAACGCTCGAATTTAGACGTATCTGAATTGTTGGGCCACCTTAACACATTTGTCGAGCATGCTGGCCTCAAGGTTATCCTGATATGTAACTCAGAGCAATTTCCCGATCCCGAGAAATTTCGAGAAACCAAAGAGAAAATAGTTGGTCATACTCTAATTGTCCGACCCGAATTCGGAGACGCTTTCAGTGCTTTCTGCCAACAGATACATTGTCCAAAAACAAAAAAGTTTCTGAATGAGAATGAGGCTCTTGCAGGCAACATCTTTAAGCAATCTGAATCCAAAAACCTGCGTGTTTTAAGACAAACACTACATGAATTTGAAAGACTCTATCGTTGCCTTCCAAATGAGGTTGAAAATTATCCAGAAAATTTAAAACTGCTGTTTAGCATATTTGCGGCCTACTCATTCGAGACTAAGCTGGGTCGGCTCCAAAAAGCCGATTTCAATAATCGGGCATATAGTATCGTTTGGGCTGGAATTAGACAAAAGGGGAAATCGGATGAGGCTAAGTCGGCTATCAAGGTTTCATCAGAGCGTTACGCTGGAATAGATCTCACCGACAGTGTTTTGACGGATGACCTTTTAGCGGAGATGCTATTTGACGGTAGATACGACAAAGCAAAGATTCGCGCATCAATTGAAGACAGTCATCGCTTTCGGTCAATAGAGAGGGAGCCCGAGTGGAGAACAGTCTGGCATTGGGCTGAAAGAGCTGATGAGGCTATCATCAGTGCATTCGAGACTCTGCTGAAAAACTTTAATGCTCGAGAATATACAGAAATTGGTGTTATTCTTCATGTGTTTGGAATTATGTTAGGCTCGGTAGAAAAAAAGCTTTCGTCGTTCACAATTCCCCAAGTCAAAGAAATGTGCCGCTCTTATGTGGATGACATTTTAGAAAAACAGTCGCTTGAAACTATTGATGATAGATCGTCATTCACATTTGGTGACAGTCATGGGCTTGGTTTCACAAATGAAGATTCCGACGAATTCCGCGAACTTCGAGAATACCTGCGCACAGCTAATAAGACTGCTTTATCCCAGAATTATGATCATATCGGTATGGAGTTAATAGAAAACTTGCCCGACCAATGGTCTGAATTTTGCGAGAAAGTCTGGGGAGATGGAGCTAAAGGCAACTTCCAATACAAACCGATTTTTGCAAACGCAGACGAAGGAAAGTTCGTTGCCACGCTTCTATCTTTGGAAACGCATATTCAAAGGAAAGTTTTTCAAGCTCTCAACTATCGCTACCGAGAAGGTAATCTTGAAACCAACTTACCAAGTGAACGGCAATGGGTTAAGCGTGTACGTGACTTGTTGCTGGACAAAAAAAATGAAATGTCCGGACTACCGGGTTATAGATTGGACAGGTTTGTCGAGTGGACTTTTACCGGGATCAAGCTCGAAGCGAGTTGA
- a CDS encoding SRPBCC family protein: protein MLLIPRPDLSARPLQITCECTIEAEPDEVYAAWTEKLDIWFAQPGTLSMVAERGRPFFFYNRDEWGRHPHYGRFLDVKANKLIELTWITGNGEAVGTEGAETILRIDLIPKGAATKVRLTHSGFIDEKSRLGHQENWPLALELLNDVLKDQANIR, encoded by the coding sequence GTGCTTTTAATTCCCCGTCCCGACCTTTCAGCGCGCCCCCTCCAAATAACTTGTGAATGCACGATTGAAGCTGAGCCGGACGAAGTCTACGCCGCCTGGACGGAAAAGTTGGACATCTGGTTCGCTCAACCCGGAACGCTTTCAATGGTCGCTGAGCGGGGGCGGCCATTCTTCTTCTACAATCGAGACGAATGGGGCAGACATCCCCACTATGGACGTTTTCTCGATGTGAAAGCGAATAAGCTCATCGAGCTGACCTGGATAACGGGAAACGGAGAAGCCGTTGGCACCGAAGGCGCCGAGACGATCCTCAGGATCGACCTCATTCCCAAAGGAGCAGCGACCAAAGTCCGCCTGACCCATTCGGGTTTCATCGATGAGAAGTCCCGTCTCGGACATCAGGAGAACTGGCCTTTAGCCCTTGAGCTATTGAACGATGTCCTGAAGGATCAAGCCAACATCCGCTAA
- the acnA gene encoding aconitate hydratase AcnA, translating to MTTTGQDSLGTRSTLSVNGTNYAYYSLAKAAAKLGDIERLPYTLKVLLENMLRFEDGGHTVAAGDAQAVVDWQKEAKSSAEIQYRPARVLMQDFTGVPAVVDLAAMRDGIKSLGGDAQKINPQVPVHLVIDHSVMVDEFGTPQAFENNVALEYQRNMERYEFLKWGSKAFDNFSVVPPGTGICHQVNLENIAKAVWSSQDQNGDMVAYPDTCVGTDSHTTMINGLGVLGWGVGGIEAEAAMLGQPVSMLIPEVVGFKLTGELAEGITATDLVLTCVQMLREVGVVGRFVEFYGPGVAALSLADRATIANMAPEYGATCGYFPIDDKTLDYLRLTGRSEADIDLCEAYSKEQGFWRLDDAPEAIYTKTLDLDMTSVVPSLSGPKLPQQRVSMADLDESFNKDITDVFKSSDPDKRVAVDGVDHDLGHGDVTIAAITSCTNTSNPSVLIAAGLVARKARERGLQRKPWVKSSLAPGSQVVTDYLDKAGLSADLDALGFNLVGYGCTTCIGNSGPLPAPISKAINDNDLVAASVLSGNRNFEGRVSQDVRANYLASPPLVVAYALKGTVREDMYETPIGQGSDGEDVYLRDIWPTNDEVNAAMGGAVSREMFESRYADVYKGDAAWQDIDVTGGDTYQWRAGSTYVANPPYFDGMTMTPEPVGDIVDAKTLALLGDSITTDHISPAGAIKEDSPAGEYLRDHQVAKQDFNSYGSRRGNHDVMMRGTFANIRIKNEMADGKEGGYTKYNGEIMPIYDAAMRHKADGNELVVIGGEQYGTGSSRDWAAKGTNLLGVRAVIVESYERIHRSNLVGMGVLPLQFAEGVDRNSLNLDGSESFTIKGVATLDPRQTVEVEMTRADGSTETFNTLCRIDTANEMEYFLNGGILHYVLRNLAG from the coding sequence ATGACAACAACAGGACAAGACTCGCTGGGCACACGCTCGACCCTCTCGGTTAACGGCACCAACTATGCCTATTATTCGCTCGCCAAGGCGGCGGCGAAGCTCGGGGATATCGAGCGGCTGCCCTATACGCTGAAAGTCCTGCTCGAAAATATGCTGCGCTTTGAAGATGGCGGCCACACCGTGGCAGCTGGCGATGCTCAGGCGGTGGTCGACTGGCAGAAAGAGGCCAAGAGCAGCGCGGAAATTCAATATCGCCCGGCCCGCGTTCTCATGCAGGATTTTACCGGTGTGCCGGCCGTTGTTGACCTCGCGGCGATGCGCGATGGGATTAAATCGCTCGGCGGTGACGCGCAGAAGATTAACCCGCAGGTGCCGGTGCATCTGGTGATTGACCACTCGGTCATGGTCGATGAATTTGGCACGCCGCAAGCGTTCGAAAATAACGTGGCGCTGGAATATCAGCGCAATATGGAGCGTTATGAATTCCTGAAATGGGGATCGAAGGCGTTTGACAATTTCTCCGTGGTGCCTCCCGGAACCGGAATCTGTCACCAAGTGAATCTGGAAAATATCGCGAAAGCGGTCTGGAGCTCGCAGGATCAAAATGGCGATATGGTGGCCTATCCCGATACCTGTGTCGGCACCGACAGCCATACGACGATGATCAACGGCCTGGGCGTGCTCGGCTGGGGCGTGGGCGGTATTGAGGCGGAAGCCGCGATGCTCGGTCAGCCGGTCTCGATGCTGATCCCCGAAGTGGTTGGCTTTAAACTCACTGGCGAGCTGGCCGAGGGTATTACCGCGACGGATTTAGTCCTCACATGCGTGCAGATGCTGCGCGAAGTGGGCGTGGTTGGGCGCTTTGTGGAATTTTACGGACCGGGCGTGGCGGCCCTGTCGCTCGCGGATCGCGCGACGATTGCAAATATGGCGCCGGAATATGGCGCGACTTGCGGTTACTTCCCGATTGATGACAAGACGCTGGATTATCTGCGCCTGACCGGCCGCAGCGAGGCGGATATTGATCTGTGTGAAGCCTATAGCAAGGAGCAGGGTTTCTGGCGTCTGGATGATGCGCCAGAGGCGATTTATACCAAGACGCTTGATCTCGACATGACCAGCGTTGTGCCATCGCTTTCGGGTCCGAAATTGCCGCAGCAGCGCGTTTCGATGGCGGATCTCGACGAGAGCTTTAACAAGGACATTACCGATGTGTTTAAATCATCCGATCCCGACAAGCGGGTGGCTGTGGATGGCGTGGACCATGATCTCGGCCATGGCGATGTGACCATTGCCGCGATTACATCCTGCACCAACACCTCCAACCCGAGCGTGCTGATCGCCGCCGGTCTGGTCGCGCGCAAGGCGCGGGAGCGGGGCCTGCAGCGCAAGCCATGGGTGAAGAGTTCGCTCGCGCCCGGGTCTCAGGTGGTGACGGACTATCTCGACAAGGCGGGATTGAGTGCGGATCTTGACGCGCTGGGCTTTAACCTGGTGGGCTATGGCTGCACGACCTGTATCGGGAATTCGGGGCCATTGCCGGCGCCGATTTCCAAGGCGATTAATGACAATGATCTGGTCGCGGCGTCTGTATTGTCGGGCAACCGTAACTTTGAAGGTCGTGTGTCTCAGGATGTGCGGGCCAATTATCTCGCGAGTCCTCCATTGGTGGTGGCTTATGCGCTGAAAGGCACGGTGCGTGAGGATATGTACGAAACGCCGATCGGGCAGGGCAGCGATGGCGAAGATGTCTATCTGCGCGATATCTGGCCGACCAATGATGAGGTCAATGCGGCCATGGGCGGCGCGGTGTCTCGCGAGATGTTCGAGAGCCGCTATGCCGATGTCTATAAAGGTGACGCGGCGTGGCAGGATATCGATGTGACCGGGGGCGATACCTATCAGTGGCGTGCGGGGTCAACTTATGTGGCCAATCCGCCCTATTTTGATGGCATGACCATGACGCCGGAGCCTGTTGGGGACATTGTTGATGCTAAGACATTGGCATTATTGGGAGATTCGATCACGACCGACCATATCTCGCCCGCCGGTGCGATCAAGGAAGACTCCCCCGCCGGAGAGTATCTGCGCGACCACCAAGTGGCCAAGCAGGACTTCAACAGCTACGGCTCCCGCCGCGGAAATCACGATGTCATGATGCGCGGCACCTTCGCCAATATCCGCATCAAAAACGAAATGGCCGACGGCAAAGAAGGCGGTTACACCAAATATAATGGTGAGATCATGCCCATCTACGACGCCGCGATGCGCCACAAAGCCGACGGCAATGAACTGGTTGTCATTGGTGGTGAGCAATATGGTACCGGCTCTTCCCGCGACTGGGCGGCGAAGGGCACGAACCTGCTGGGTGTCCGCGCGGTGATTGTCGAAAGCTACGAGCGTATTCACCGGTCAAACCTGGTCGGAATGGGCGTGCTGCCGCTGCAATTCGCCGAAGGTGTTGATCGTAACAGCCTGAACCTCGATGGCAGCGAAAGCTTCACTATCAAGGGTGTCGCAACGCTGGATCCACGCCAGACGGTTGAGGTTGAAATGACCCGCGCTGATGGTTCTACGGAAACGTTCAACACGCTCTGCCGGATCGATACCGCGAACGAGATGGAATATTTCCTCAACGGTGGCATCCTCCATTACGTGCTGCGCAATCTGGCGGGCTAG
- a CDS encoding CBS domain-containing protein, giving the protein MTIQAILQGREGPIFSCTADHSVADAVAILAEKRIGALPVMNGDQVAGIFSERDVLHCLQSLGPAGLDKRVADVMTADVISVDLQKSAIGALSLMTKRRIRHLPVVDGGNLVAFISIGDLVKYRIDKIESEAAAMRNYIQSA; this is encoded by the coding sequence ATGACAATACAGGCGATATTACAGGGTCGTGAAGGACCAATTTTCAGTTGCACGGCAGATCATAGCGTTGCTGACGCTGTGGCCATATTGGCGGAGAAAAGGATTGGTGCTTTGCCGGTAATGAATGGCGACCAGGTCGCCGGGATATTCTCTGAACGGGATGTTTTGCACTGCCTTCAAAGCTTGGGACCTGCGGGGCTGGACAAGCGCGTCGCAGATGTCATGACGGCTGATGTGATTTCGGTCGACTTGCAAAAAAGCGCCATCGGAGCGCTCTCGCTGATGACCAAGCGCCGCATCCGTCATTTGCCAGTGGTCGACGGCGGCAATCTCGTCGCTTTCATATCAATTGGTGATTTGGTCAAATATCGAATCGACAAGATTGAGAGCGAAGCGGCGGCGATGCGCAACTATATCCAAAGCGCCTGA
- a CDS encoding hotdog domain-containing protein, with translation MSNEKLSKLIALQPVLRVAPQPRDLNNNGHIFGGWVLSQMDIAGGIMAARVAQGSTATVAIEAMSFLAPILTRDIVSVYAQVERIGTTSVSLRIDVVAERNRGEEHVPVTSGLFTFVALDEDHRPRSIPDSSKTKYLS, from the coding sequence ATGAGTAACGAAAAGCTGAGCAAGCTGATCGCCCTGCAGCCTGTGCTGCGGGTGGCGCCGCAGCCGCGCGACCTTAACAATAATGGCCACATCTTTGGTGGCTGGGTTCTCTCGCAGATGGATATTGCCGGCGGCATCATGGCTGCTCGTGTAGCGCAAGGGTCGACAGCGACTGTTGCGATTGAAGCCATGTCCTTCCTCGCCCCCATCCTGACTCGCGATATTGTCTCGGTCTATGCACAGGTAGAGCGGATCGGCACCACATCGGTCAGCCTGCGTATTGATGTCGTCGCCGAACGCAATCGCGGCGAAGAACATGTGCCGGTGACCAGCGGGCTATTCACTTTTGTGGCTCTTGATGAAGATCACCGCCCTCGATCAATCCCGGACAGTTCGAAAACCAAATATCTCAGCTGA
- a CDS encoding VOC family protein translates to MSYHHLALAAKDMTAIHEFYEDTMGFELVTVEIASVMGGGWGKHFFYRMDGDDSKFIAFWELHDVPGQEDHEFDLNIAAKTPPGTNHISFGVDSAEQLTERREQWNAAGHDVLEIDHNWCHSIYTRDPNGNMVEFCLTTGQFGEAERKRALAALDEKEMKPTPPPAKMKQWLASDYQG, encoded by the coding sequence ATGAGCTACCATCATCTCGCACTAGCGGCCAAAGACATGACGGCTATTCATGAATTTTATGAAGACACTATGGGCTTTGAACTGGTGACGGTGGAAATTGCGTCTGTCATGGGCGGTGGTTGGGGCAAGCATTTTTTCTACCGGATGGACGGTGATGACAGCAAGTTTATCGCTTTCTGGGAATTGCACGATGTGCCCGGGCAAGAGGATCATGAGTTTGATCTGAACATTGCAGCCAAAACCCCGCCCGGCACCAACCATATTAGTTTTGGCGTGGACAGCGCCGAGCAGCTGACCGAGCGGCGGGAACAATGGAATGCGGCAGGCCATGATGTGCTGGAAATTGACCATAATTGGTGTCACTCCATCTACACACGCGATCCTAATGGCAATATGGTCGAGTTTTGCCTGACCACGGGCCAATTTGGGGAAGCGGAACGCAAACGCGCGCTGGCTGCACTGGATGAAAAAGAGATGAAGCCGACACCGCCACCAGCAAAAATGAAGCAGTGGCTTGCGTCGGATTATCAGGGTTGA
- a CDS encoding TIM barrel protein codes for MSQILSLAAGTLPEFLPDQVAIAAGQAGFSHLGFTIEPEHWNAAQARATMAALRQYQLQVLDVEVIWIPEGGKLTDDHRLIIDAGAQLGASNVLVVSAEPDPKRTAAAMHQLCQWAAPAGIRVALEFLMITAVQSLDTALDIIAHCDHDSAAVLIDTLHFQRAGHAPADLKAVDRSLLTYSQICDGNLHCADNFDSYMEDAVDLRSVPGEGELPLPDMLAALPADIPLSLEVRSKACRDNYPDPVERAKAVRQKTLTNLDAMGVAIR; via the coding sequence ATGTCCCAGATATTGTCTTTGGCCGCTGGCACCCTTCCCGAATTTCTACCCGATCAGGTTGCTATTGCTGCCGGGCAGGCCGGGTTTAGCCATCTCGGCTTTACTATAGAACCAGAACATTGGAACGCGGCACAAGCCAGGGCGACTATGGCCGCGCTCCGCCAGTATCAACTGCAGGTACTTGATGTCGAGGTCATCTGGATTCCCGAAGGCGGCAAATTAACCGACGACCACCGGCTGATTATCGATGCAGGAGCGCAGCTCGGCGCATCGAACGTTCTGGTGGTCAGCGCTGAACCCGACCCCAAGCGCACCGCAGCCGCGATGCACCAGCTTTGCCAATGGGCCGCGCCAGCCGGTATCCGGGTCGCGCTTGAATTTTTGATGATCACCGCCGTGCAGTCGCTCGACACTGCTCTCGATATCATAGCACACTGCGATCATGATTCCGCCGCCGTGTTGATCGACACGCTTCACTTTCAGCGTGCCGGCCATGCGCCCGCCGATCTCAAGGCCGTTGACCGCAGTCTGTTGACCTATAGCCAGATATGTGACGGCAATCTGCACTGCGCGGATAATTTCGACAGCTATATGGAAGACGCAGTTGATTTGCGCAGCGTGCCGGGCGAAGGTGAGCTGCCCCTTCCGGACATGTTGGCTGCTCTGCCCGCCGATATTCCGCTCAGTCTGGAAGTCCGGTCCAAAGCCTGTCGTGATAACTATCCCGATCCGGTGGAACGAGCCAAAGCAGTCCGCCAGAAAACTCTCACCAATCTTGACGCTATGGGTGTTGCGATTCGTTAG
- a CDS encoding TSUP family transporter, with the protein MIDTLNIWLNAHAGLNLLPFLLVCSIVFGAAFFRGLTGFGYAILAVPLVSLVTAPTTAVIMAILMQLIIGPFGIRSAVRVIDRPMVAKIAALSCLLTPAGLWLLDIVSADLARLIITIIAIGSFLAFMMKRPPEMNSAPLHILMVGSLSGLLNGFAAMPGPPVILHFVRKAVPPITARGSMITIFFAAATMATAVAWWRGMIDEQILVLSLLACPLMISGNHLGARFFGSISEPVWRGFVVFLLGIAATMALIKAF; encoded by the coding sequence ATGATCGACACGCTCAATATCTGGCTAAATGCCCATGCCGGACTGAATTTGCTCCCGTTCCTGCTGGTGTGCTCCATTGTATTTGGCGCTGCCTTTTTCCGCGGATTGACCGGGTTCGGCTATGCGATACTGGCGGTTCCGCTCGTCAGCCTGGTTACTGCGCCAACAACGGCGGTGATCATGGCCATATTGATGCAACTGATTATCGGACCCTTTGGTATTCGCAGCGCGGTGCGCGTGATCGACCGGCCAATGGTGGCCAAGATAGCGGCCTTATCCTGCTTGCTAACACCGGCGGGCCTATGGCTGCTCGATATCGTCAGCGCTGATCTCGCGCGGCTGATCATCACGATCATCGCCATTGGTAGCTTTCTTGCCTTTATGATGAAACGCCCCCCGGAGATGAACAGCGCGCCTCTTCATATCCTGATGGTTGGCAGTTTGTCGGGTCTGCTCAATGGCTTTGCCGCCATGCCCGGTCCACCCGTAATTCTGCATTTTGTCCGCAAAGCTGTTCCGCCAATAACCGCACGCGGGTCGATGATCACGATTTTCTTTGCTGCGGCCACAATGGCAACAGCAGTCGCCTGGTGGCGCGGGATGATTGATGAACAAATATTGGTTCTTAGTCTGCTCGCCTGCCCGCTGATGATCAGTGGCAATCATCTGGGCGCGCGATTTTTCGGCAGCATATCCGAGCCGGTGTGGCGCGGCTTTGTTGTCTTTCTGCTCGGGATTGCAGCCACAATGGCATTGATCAAAGCCTTTTAG
- a CDS encoding DUF4139 domain-containing protein, protein MRFLAFTGLALATLATPAISQSSGQGEIAVTIYNNNLALVQDTRRLNIPSGRSVQTFPGVSGQIRAETVGFNAANTGIVEQNFDYDLLSPQKLMEKAVGETVTIVRINPATGRETRERAKVLAANGGVVLQIGGRIEVLRDDRLPTRVIFDKVPNNLRARPTLSVTLNSTRSGTRPAQLSYLTGGMGWKADYVALFDESAGKMDVQGWVTLTNNTGTTFNDAKTLLVAGTPSVNGQRSSNRRNNIRRAGTESANRESLGDFYLYPLAARTTIANAQTKQVSFLDVTGASAQKAYEFTNRWLGTQNEPQSAATVLQFSASADGGLGDALPAGTVRVYMKDASGQPQFIGENNIGHTPMGSELGLKTGEAFDVKVKPTVTERRRLSSTKWRSAMSYELTNARSTPVTVSLIQDGLDFYWSDTRIVNESLKSERRSSNSIVWKVPVPANGRATVTATFETRF, encoded by the coding sequence ATGCGGTTTCTTGCTTTCACAGGTCTGGCCTTGGCCACCCTTGCAACTCCGGCGATCAGCCAGTCCTCTGGTCAGGGTGAAATAGCGGTTACGATTTACAACAACAATCTGGCGTTGGTGCAGGATACAAGGCGCCTCAATATTCCATCGGGGCGCTCGGTACAGACCTTCCCCGGGGTTTCCGGACAGATCCGTGCGGAAACCGTTGGTTTTAATGCCGCGAACACTGGAATTGTCGAACAGAATTTTGACTATGACCTGTTGTCCCCGCAGAAACTGATGGAGAAAGCCGTTGGCGAGACGGTTACCATCGTGCGGATTAATCCTGCCACGGGCCGGGAAACTCGGGAGCGCGCCAAAGTGTTGGCGGCCAATGGCGGCGTTGTCCTGCAAATTGGCGGGCGTATCGAAGTGCTGCGTGATGACCGCCTGCCAACACGGGTTATATTTGACAAGGTTCCCAACAATCTGCGCGCGCGTCCAACATTGTCCGTTACATTGAACAGCACGCGCAGTGGTACCAGGCCCGCGCAGCTCAGTTATCTGACTGGCGGCATGGGCTGGAAAGCCGATTATGTTGCGTTGTTCGATGAAAGTGCCGGCAAGATGGACGTCCAGGGTTGGGTGACCTTGACCAATAATACCGGCACGACTTTCAATGATGCGAAAACCTTGCTGGTGGCTGGCACGCCCAGCGTCAATGGCCAGCGCAGCTCGAACCGCCGGAATAATATCCGCCGCGCCGGAACGGAATCTGCCAATCGGGAATCGCTTGGCGATTTTTATCTTTATCCGTTGGCAGCACGGACCACGATCGCCAATGCCCAGACCAAGCAGGTCAGCTTTCTCGACGTAACTGGTGCTTCGGCGCAAAAAGCCTATGAATTTACCAATCGCTGGCTCGGTACACAAAACGAACCGCAGAGCGCGGCGACGGTATTGCAGTTCAGCGCATCAGCTGATGGCGGCCTCGGCGATGCGCTGCCTGCCGGAACGGTTCGCGTCTATATGAAGGACGCCTCTGGCCAGCCACAATTTATTGGCGAAAATAATATTGGCCATACGCCGATGGGATCCGAGCTGGGTCTGAAAACCGGGGAGGCTTTTGATGTGAAGGTAAAGCCAACCGTGACCGAAAGGCGGCGGCTGTCATCCACCAAATGGCGCAGCGCCATGTCCTATGAGCTGACCAATGCGCGCTCGACGCCGGTGACGGTCTCGCTCATTCAAGACGGATTGGATTTCTATTGGAGCGACACCCGGATCGTCAACGAAAGTCTCAAGAGCGAGCGGCGGTCCTCCAACAGCATTGTCTGGAAAGTCCCGGTACCGGCCAATGGGCGGGCAACCGTAACCGCAACCTTTGAGACGCGGTTCTAG
- a CDS encoding TetR family transcriptional regulator: MPRPETDIEAGREKLIQTAEVIIRERGAINFTITDLAAEAGMSQSNVYRFFENKDELAEAMAGRWFAELITIIEDLVEANMPARQKLFEFFARRLQIKRARFEEDPDLFRSYMELGDQHFEVIRGYVDLTDHYMAIILAEAMEEGYFEGLELDQIVSLVNTMVQPFCNPNLMMDMMHLADEDRLHQVIDTILMGLKARSKDASKKAKLHIAS, translated from the coding sequence ATGCCCCGTCCTGAAACCGATATTGAAGCCGGTCGTGAAAAACTTATTCAAACCGCGGAAGTGATTATCCGCGAACGCGGTGCGATTAATTTCACCATTACCGATCTGGCGGCCGAAGCAGGAATGTCCCAGTCCAACGTCTATCGCTTCTTTGAAAATAAGGACGAACTAGCAGAGGCAATGGCGGGGCGCTGGTTTGCGGAATTGATCACGATTATCGAGGATTTGGTCGAGGCGAACATGCCCGCCCGACAAAAGCTCTTTGAGTTTTTTGCCCGCCGGCTGCAGATCAAGCGTGCCCGCTTTGAGGAAGATCCAGACCTTTTCCGGTCCTACATGGAATTGGGTGACCAGCATTTTGAGGTGATCCGCGGCTATGTTGATCTTACCGACCATTATATGGCGATCATCCTCGCCGAAGCGATGGAAGAAGGCTATTTTGAGGGACTGGAGCTGGATCAGATCGTCTCATTGGTCAACACGATGGTCCAACCATTTTGCAACCCCAATCTTATGATGGATATGATGCACCTAGCCGATGAAGATCGGCTCCATCAGGTCATCGACACGATCCTCATGGGCCTGAAAGCACGCAGCAAGGACGCCTCGAAAAAGGCAAAACTCCATATTGCGAGCTGA
- a CDS encoding carboxymuconolactone decarboxylase family protein — protein MPRLREIPRNEVTDEYVLALYKTLFGDRDPVADPGTATGTPGNWWTVFAQVPDAFKHTTEGFGFYRSPKRKLDPKLRELGQIRAGYAVGSQFVYSQHSKAMRFEGYSEEQVKAIPNWSTAECFNAVERAVLAYTDCLVLERGRVPDGVFAALKKHLGEVEIIELTYITCTYMMHAVMSRALRLEFDDVDERVAEVPAPEGATADVMGMVDKRKDTAT, from the coding sequence ATGCCCCGACTGCGCGAAATTCCCCGCAATGAAGTCACCGACGAATATGTGTTGGCGCTTTACAAAACGTTGTTCGGGGATCGTGATCCGGTAGCGGATCCGGGAACCGCAACCGGGACTCCTGGCAATTGGTGGACTGTTTTTGCACAGGTCCCTGATGCCTTTAAGCACACCACCGAAGGTTTTGGTTTTTACCGTTCGCCCAAACGCAAACTGGATCCGAAACTCCGTGAATTAGGGCAGATTCGCGCAGGCTATGCGGTGGGTTCGCAGTTTGTCTATTCTCAGCATAGCAAGGCTATGCGCTTTGAGGGTTATTCGGAGGAACAGGTCAAGGCAATCCCGAACTGGTCCACGGCAGAGTGTTTCAATGCAGTTGAGCGCGCCGTACTCGCTTATACAGATTGTCTGGTATTGGAGCGGGGCCGGGTTCCGGATGGCGTTTTCGCTGCGCTAAAGAAGCATCTTGGCGAAGTTGAGATTATCGAACTAACCTACATCACCTGCACCTATATGATGCACGCAGTAATGAGCCGCGCGTTGCGGCTGGAATTTGATGACGTTGATGAGCGTGTAGCGGAAGTCCCGGCACCGGAAGGGGCGACTGCCGACGTGATGGGTATGGTCGATAAACGGAAGGATACTGCCACATGA